The following nucleotide sequence is from Anguilla rostrata isolate EN2019 chromosome 3, ASM1855537v3, whole genome shotgun sequence.
cacagaaaaagaaataggCATTGATATCAGACATTTTATGGTATATTTTAAGGTCTGGCATTAACACTAAGTGAAATAACTTATGTGAATCTGGAAAAACAAGCTACTGCCTTTAGAAATATATAGTTACCAGATTTACAAAGATTCACTGATTGTAGGGTTTACAGATTATATAACCTGACTGTTTTTCAACTCTTCCCATCTCTGTCTCACAGATATCAATGAGTGTGCTGAACCAGGCCTGCGGTTGAACTCTTGTATAAATGCCCGCTGTGTCAACACCTTGGGCTCCTTCAGATGCTTCTGCAAACGCGACTTCATCCCCTCAAGAATACCCAACATGTGCATCCCTCGACGAGCTCAATAAcaacgctccctctctctctctccggtctCTGTTCATCTCCCTTTCTGTCACTCATTCTGTCtcactttctcttcctcccttctctcctatcTCTCACCATCCTGTCTTTTATCTTTCTCTATTTCTTgttttcattctctttcttttcccctctcactctctcctctttggCTTCAACTCTCACTGATGCCTGTCTTCCTTCCTCTTTCTTGGCGTTCCTCTTTTCTCCTCTATCTGtgatttctctctcactctgccctccctttctctttccctcgtCTCTCGCTCAAGATGCTCTCGCGTTAAAGACGATCTGTTGCACTGCCTTTCTCACTACTGTTGTTCTTTATCCTTCTCCAGCAGCGAGTCGTTCACATTATGGTGTCAAATCAGACCAGAAGTGAAgtctttttatttatcaaagCCGCTGTGGCCAGTCAGCGCACGACAGTGGGGTGGGTATAGCTTTCAGAACACTGAGCTCCACACCTGAGGACCATGGGCTTCTATCTCAGGAATCAGCTGTACCCTTAAACTAAAGGTGTTTAACATCAACTcttcctgccaaaaaaaaaaaaaaacatcagtttttGTAAATGGGTTACGGAATGTGTATGTTGTAaaattgtaagtcactctgaataagtcattctgataaaaaaaaaatgtaaagtgatTATATTACATGCCTACCCCTCCGTTCCCTTTCTCACtgtctttttcttctttgttgcTTTGGGAAATGGGAAATCTATCACAGATAATCCCATCCCTCAGCTTTGCCTCAGAAGCACTGTTTATAAACCTAGTCAGAATgtcctcattttaaaaagacagcttGTTTTTCATATATAACTGCCGAGCCGacagcccccccatccccaccaccTCCCACTTGATGTTTACTCTCCTCATATGTCTTGTTTGCCAAAAACATCTATTCTGAGAATAGACGCACTACTGTTAAGTGTTGAAAAGGCAAAACACAACTTAAAAGTATGTAGACCTATGAAGTATTTCTGATACTGTACCTTAAAACATGCAGTTTGAACTATGCATAGATAAAATAATTAACTACCAAAATGACCCTGGAATATATGTCTTGAAGGAAATATTTTGATTCCCTTTTATGTCTTGTGgcatgtgtctgtctatgtgtagGAAGCCTGCTCCATGCCTACTCTATGCTTATATTGTTGGTAGAAACCAAAGATGTAGTTGATACTCTCAGTACTAtgaacccgccccccccccccatccccccacaaTCGAAACCAAAGTCAACAAAATATGTCTAAATGCACTTTTTCAAGCTCATTTGGGTTCTACTGTCTTCAAGTGAGACTTATCTAGAAACATCTATTCATGTGATCTTATTGTAAAATATTACCATTCCCGTTAGTAGCACTCCTGTCTTTCTTGCCCGTCTGTCTGCCAGACATAAACCATTACCGATGAGGGCAGAGGTGTGACATGAACACCACAGTATATATGTGAGGAGGGTCCAGCGTAGGGCACTGGTTTCAAAACCTAGGTTTCAATGTGGTAAGTTACTATTTTAAAATCTGCCATATAAATGGGCCAGTGTGTAGAATGTGAAATCTTGCATTTCTTTCAATAAGGTCAGCAAATATTGCAATGGCATGAATTGTAGAAATATAGTGCATGTATGTTGTAAATGTAAGCCAAAATGATCTGCAATGGGTATAAAACTGTGCACACTTAGTGTATAATTGCAGAATATATGGTGGTTTAACTGTGAAGTAGTCTCAGTTCTCACAACAGTGGCgatccatattttttttaactgagccTTAATAAGATATGATTCCTTCAAAACAATGACTGTGAGCTGACCTGTTTCAGAAAGCAAGAtgactgagttagctggataactgtgctgaggaAAACCTGGAACCTTCCCatatctggaacatggactgaagttaAAAGAGccgttctgggttttactcagcatagttatcctgcttcgtgaaataccTCCCTGGACTTCAGTGTGAAAAGCATCAATGGCCAACAGCAGCATCGGTTCAATTGCACCAATGAGAGCGAATTACTAGTAAACctgaacatttcaaaatgtgattttaaaaattagggtaaaaattgttttaaaaataaataaaaacaacacagagacaAATGCCAGAAAGAATGCCTCAGACTCACTACAGACTAAATATACTTCtcaaagcttttattttatgtgtttggAGTGATTCCACATATtgacaaatataaaatagcaaaaaatgaTAACAGCATCATTAATATGCTCAGtgctttttgttcttcattaCAGTACAGATAACAATGTTGATTTTAGCTGCTCCATTTATTTCCCCTCCTTCTCGGACCACTCTTTGTACCCACCAGCATAGTTGCGGGCACTGAAAGCAAAGAGGACAGAAGAGCATTTCATTAATTAGAGGCCCTTAACACTACAAATATGGATCACATACAATCATGGTTCTTTAAGAGTACTACCATGCAAACATGATGACACATAAAACTGGAAGAAAAACGAACATCATCACATGAGGGTTTGTCTCAGATTTGGTTCCAAGTTTTGCTTAAGCTCGGAAGAAATTAAACGAAGTGCTTCAAACTCAACCACTACAATAATATCAGGTTTACCATTCGCAGAGGTATACATCTCGGATCCCTTATATACAAGTAATTAAAAACGTGCCCACAAAAATCTTCAGGTTGCCACAGGCCTGTGTATTAGGTGAATACCagagtgaaaacaaaatcaaatttcTGTGAGCGTTTATTAGTCATGACTGTCGCTTGAACATCATACATACTTTTTGAATCCAAGGCTCCGCGCCTTTTCTGTCGCAACCCCTCCACGGCGACCCATCTGACAGTGGAAAACCAAATCTTGAGCATCAGGTGGCGGTTTCCGGACCCCAAATTTCGCCTGGAAAGCTTCTGGGTCCAGGTTCAATTCGGTCTCTACGGTGTCCACTGtggaacacacaaaacaaatgtcaGGCAACTGGGTGACTCGTTGcacgggggaaaaaagcatagACATGCGTCTATGGAACAAAGCATGTCAGATACATTTCCAGCCTGTTTCATCGTGGAATCTCACCAGGAATGTTTATGGTTCCCGGAATAGCCCCTTTATCCACCTCCTCTTTGGAGCGCACATCGATTACCAGAAGATTGGAACTCTTCTTTTGGAGAGCCTTGAGTTCATCGTAGGATATTACATCTGGGGGAGTATGTGCAGATTCGTGATTTCCAAATTTGTTCACATCTTTGATACATCTAACCCTAAATAAACTTAACAGAATACGGTTAAAACTGGTAGCCCACACTCATTTGTAAACCTCTGTAGGTCTATTTACAAAAACATGCTCGGTGCGGTCATTTGTTCTTCCGCATGACAACGCATAATCAgccaggaaaacaaaatgcattcacGCAAGATAGGCTACAACGTCAATGAAAAGGCCTTAATGTAACTGCGCGAAACAGGattttaagaaataataactTGCACAACCTGTCCTGTAGCCTACCTTGGCTGTTAGAAACCAGATAACAGGCTGATAGGCCTATGCGACTGGACAGATTAAGGCAGATCGCTGGATTCTGTCTAACGACATAACGATACATTTCAGTAGGCTACTGTCTTCAAACAGTGTTAGTTTCTCTGTGGCTGTGGATTTTGTCTATAAAGGGGTCTCCTACAAACGTCCAAGTTAAGCAATGTGCGGAAGTACACTTCGTGCGTACAGTAAATACGGCGTTAGCGTACCCGGTACTGTGATGTAACTAGCAACCGATAAACCTGTTAGCGGCGAAAAGTAACATGGCTATcttcattttcctttaaaacaaCTGTTTCGGCATACGAAAGTGCTACTTAATGTGTCGCGTATAAAGCTCCAAGGAAATTAATTTAGGATAAGATGCCTAATACAATGAACATGTTGGCTTGTTACTGAGATATTTCAACTGAAACGATATTATGCACGAATAAACGCGGTTCTGAtagtaaataaaacataaatgaaaggATCTCCTCTAATTTCTTACCTGTGTTTGCCATTGTGACAAGTGTGCGTACGACAATTCTAAAGGAAGAAATCGCCGGGTTAACGTCTCACAGACGTGTCGTCGGGAAATGAAGTTCACAGCTTTACTGCGTGTATCCAGATAGGCGTTCCTGTTGTACTTCGCTTCCTATAAGTTGCAAAGCGTTTCTCAACATACACAGGCTACACTTGTTGAACTGAACCGCTCACTTTCTCAAATTCACTGTTTCTTGGGTGGGGCTCCAGCCTATAGTCTTTTTCAACATAGCAACAACGCACAAGGAATGAGGAAGCATATTCTGCCGAGCGGATAGGCTaactaagaaaaaaacaacctctTCTCCCAAGTGTATCTTGTCGTATTCAGTGTACAAGAGCTATTCCCATGTTGACGTAATTAGGCTACATAAAAGATTTAAGAGAGGGTTCAAGTGAGGACAAAATGGACTACGTCTGTCCATTTATCCTAGGCTacacattataataataatattaaataaataaacaaacagtaatTCCCTCTGTCTGCGTAAATGCTTTGGGTAGGTAGCTTACTCAAGAACTCACTTATCCGTATTTATCAActgcttttttctgtgtgaaataaagCAGATCTGCCATAAGATATAAAGTAGGCAACAGAAAGTCAGTTCATCCCAACAATTAGGCATTCAAAGGATTAATTCGGGAATCGTAGCctatttcattgtaaaatacactacatggacaaaaatgtggacacctgacatccaacatctcatccaaaattatgggcattaatatggagtcggTACACCCTTTGCTGCTAGAACAACCTCCACACTTCTATAAAGGCTTACTAGATCTTACTGCAGGGCTTCCATTCGCCCAGAAAAGCATAAATGAGGACGGGCGCCGGTTGGGCGATTAGGCCCGGCTCCCAGCCGGCTATCCAGGTGATCCAAAAGGTGTAGAATGGAGTtggtcagagctctgtgcaggccggtcatgtgatgttctgtgtaaggacccacacgcagaccagggaaatccaaaaacgttgtctttattcagtccgaggttcgaagccaggtaatcagagagagtacggtgccgaatcgagtttccaaaatagtgaaaaaacaggcgaaaagtcaaaaaccaAGAGATCAGAGTGGCGAAGGTACAAAAGGGACAGacaagagaagtcaaggcaaagcgaaggtcaaaccagaagcaaacaaaaccaaaaggggcaggcaaactcgaagtcgtacaaaggggtgtcgcaggaatctcgatagacaaaggcttactaacaatcAGCACAATGAATtagatcaacgttctgacactgaacagatggaaaagactgacatttatacactggggaagataacaatcaaggaggggttaagtgagtgagggaggagtaacaaacaacatccaggtgaagaacattaggaaaactaattcaatgacaggggactgacaaaacgcggactggaatcacataggcaacaatgataatagacggcctgggtgaagcaggtaaaacacgtacagagagagagaggtgcagtcagagcaagagacaggtgcaggcaattgcagaactcagcgttagagcaggctagaaataaaaggggcggggctacagcgcagcatggaaaaggggagactggttaatgtattagtatagtgatctaaactatcaaaaccccaaaactagtgtgtgttagtccattagtaatattcacatgttagtatattagtgaggttagtactttacaatctataaattagtagggattagtagaaattagtaaaactagaaataagcaggaagtaagtaaagcgagactggaaagaacgggggaaaccacgaaaacccggaaccacccgaatagtgaaatcacacaagtacagaggagtgaagcagctcagggaacacagacacagagacagtactggggagacaagtgaccgggactTACAGACTACAACAGGTCAAGTTCATCctaacgccgggcacccaccgcacgcgtcgcgtaagcagcacggcgaagcagcacgacgcggcgcgtagcgtgtctccactggttccgtttgtgtcgcgcaaaggcttgcttaaagctctatattcctagtagctctcgcagtctgcagtgggattacatcgtgtatttcacgtttgttcacgactgttgattatgggttatgtgaatactttggtgagagacccttttcagtttgttaatttggtaatatttcgttaactcgtaaatacgtgagaaagtaaacgctttcaataattaccataaacttaaatcgcaacgtagcctgcataacaatcaaactcaaactgtattaatttatttgcttggttaacaagcgtgccaatttcatgaagaatgtgtaatgatcataataataataagtaatccgtaatcaaccattgggaatccccgtgttgtcttgtcattcacgtcaaaacatttataggatcagatttagtaaaatcagctaatcatgaaaaagacagtaacagtttaatcttgaagggatatgaacaccacaacgccatgaacaccggaagctttgaagtacaagtgcaataaaggcttgcttacaacttcatttataaaataggtgcattttcatcggcgaaactaagtttgccttttccccaggttccagttatttatttatttttacaaaacgaaaaggcttgtatttttttagctgcttataaaatatctgggaggtaactagggacacatccccagtaatataaggatgaaatataaatcagagcatgtatacctagcattttagagcatatttctgtgtataaacaggccaacgtgacgcgcgacaagccgaaaaaatagcgttcgcatctggtggagacgacgtcgcccgctgccgttgtaataacagtacttcaactacgcttaagccgggcacccaccgcacgcgtcgcgtatgcgtcgcgtaaacagcagggcgaagcagcacggcgcgacgcgtagggtgtctccactggttccgttcgttcgccgtgctttcaaaaagggcttgttaataaaaatcagataatccacagagctttaaaaaaatcagattatttagtggtcttgccgatgaaaatgcacctgttttataaatgaagttgtaagcaagcctttattgcacttgtacttcaaagcttccggtgttcatggcgttgtggtgttcatatcccttcaagattaaactgttactgtctttttcatgattagctgattttactaaatctgatcctataaatgttttgccgtgaatgacaagacaacacgggaattcccaatggttgattacggattatttattattattatgatcattacatattcttcatgaaattggcacgcttgttaaccaagcaaataaattaatacagtttgagattgattgttatgcaggctacgttgcgatttaagtttatggtaattcttgaaagcgtttactttctcacgtatttacgagttaacgaaatattaccaaattaacaaactgaaaagggTCTCTcgccaaagtattcacttaacccataatcaacagtcgtgaacaaacgtgaaatacacgatgtaatcccactgtagactgcgagagctactaggaatatagagctttaagcaagcctttgcgcgacacaaacggaaccagtggagacacgctacgcgtcgcgccgtgctgcttcgccgtgctgtttacgcgacgcgtgcggtgggtgcccggcgtaagcCACTAACTCGGCTGTCGTTACAGTATCTTTTCCTTGCAATACAAGTAGCCTGTAATTTCGTCAGTTTGTTCATGTTAACTTGTTACTTATGGAAATACTTAGGCATGCTGGTTTTATGTGGGGCAATCATGTAATTCTACGCAGGATAACAAAGGTTTATGAACACATGTAGCTATGTTAAAAGACATAAATGcgataaaaacaatgaaatgtagAGAAGTCAGATAAGCAAACCGTTGTGCTTTATGTTTTATGCAGGCTACCTGCTGTCAAACGCTTCGGTTtgcgttttcatttgtttttttaagaaactaAAAAGCCATTATAATAGCCACATCACATTAAAATTCCATATTGCCATTACAAAAAGCATACATCTGGCCTGTGCAATACTTTAGATCCCAGCATTTCAAATGGTTTGGatgtttttccctccaaaatacAGTGAACAAGAGGCCCTTTCCAACATGGAGTTCTATGAAAGAAACTGCCGGGAATTCAGGTAGCTAGACATACAGGGGACTATTTCCTTTCTGTCGTATACCTAGAATATAgaacataaaacaattaaatttagAGAAGTCGGATAAACAGTCAATTTTGATTTGTGTTATATAGGTTACCTGCCTGTCAGTTAGCGTTTTCATTTGGTTTTATGAAACCAAACAGCCCGTTACAATATCACATTAAAATAggcattattaaaataatccTGTTGCAAAATACCAAGGCAATTCTGTAATCTGAAAAATGTTGGCAGTTATCTCTCCAAAATACAATGAAGAGAGTTCCTATCCAACAAGGGAGTTTTATGAAAGCAAACAACGAGTATTAATGTAGTTACTAGGCCACACGGTAGCCTACCTTTTCCGTTTCAGCCTTAGGTTATGGAACATGAATTAAACGAGTCAGTTTAAGAATATTCGTTGGCTAATGTTGTGCAGTTCGTTCTTTCGATAAGCAGCTGAAATTGGGCTATAAGCAAATAAAAGTCATATAGGCCTATTATTGGAGCATATATAGGTCTTTCATTACCCTGGGGCACTTATACGATTATTATCGGTAACTGAATCTTGTATGATCATTACCCAGAACGTGAAACAAAATCGGTAGAAGACACGGAATTATTAGGCATGACGTATGTCCTACGAGTTTTGAATGTATGgcaatgaaatatttgcattcataagcgcaatgaatacattttgtacaCAATGGTAATGAAGAAATGCTGAATACAGTATTAATGAAACCCACTGGGCATGTATTGGGAACAAGCTTTGGCCTTTTTCTCATTATATGTTCACAAATGGTTCAGTTCTAAGATCGTTAGATCCAGTTCCAAAATTGTAAttgccctttaaaaaataaaaaaaaatcttaataatCAATTTTGGCCTGATTTTGACCTTACttactttttttctcctttgaatTGGCTTCGTTCTTTTAGAGAACTTTGCATGCACAGTTTCTATTGGATGTTTGTGCAAATTAactaaatggatttttaaagtGAGATTCACACATAGCCCGATTTTAAATGGCCTTGTTTTCACAGCATCCCCCTGTGGGTGGCACCATTACTCCATGCTGCTTCAAGGTGTAAAAGTGACCGAACGAGACGCaagagaacatacaaactcatCCAGCACAAACTGGTAGGTGGGAAAAGGGACAGCTCTACTGTAGGCAGAGGTG
It contains:
- the tstd1 gene encoding thiosulfate:glutathione sulfurtransferase isoform X2; translation: MANTDVISYDELKALQKKSSNLLVIDVRSKEEVDKGAIPGTINIPVDTVETELNLDPEAFQAKFGVRKPPPDAQDLVFHCQMGRRGGVATEKARSLGFKNARNYAGGYKEWSEKEGK
- the tstd1 gene encoding thiosulfate:glutathione sulfurtransferase isoform X1 gives rise to the protein MYRYVVRQNPAICLNLSSRIGLSACYLVSNSQDVISYDELKALQKKSSNLLVIDVRSKEEVDKGAIPGTINIPVDTVETELNLDPEAFQAKFGVRKPPPDAQDLVFHCQMGRRGGVATEKARSLGFKNARNYAGGYKEWSEKEGK